Sequence from the Corallococcus sp. EGB genome:
CGACGCCGGTCTGACACCACGTTGCGCCTGCGACTCCCGCGCCTCCTCCCACTCGTGGTCCTGCCCCACCGCCTTCAACCCCGTTCGTGACCGGGGACCTGGCATACAGGCTCCTCCCGTCTGCGTTTGGCTGATTACAGCGTCCGGCTGAGTCACAGTCTGGCCACGGCCCCTTCCGGTGTGACCTGCCGCAAGGTGCCGGGTGTCCAGCGTAGGACAGGCCCGCGGGACAGGGGAGGACGCCTGGGGTGGGGGCCGGCCGCCGGGACGTCAGGGCTTCGTGGCGACCACCAACTCGAAGGGGCCGGGGAGCACGTGCGCGTGCGTGAAGCCCGCGGCGGTGAGCGCCTCCAGGTAGAACTCCACCTCGCGCAGCCGGCTCACGCACGTGTCCACGCCGATGAGGAAGTAGGACCAGAAGAACTGGGCCGCCAGCCGCTCCGGGGTGCGGAACTCCTCGCAGATGAGCACGCGTCCGCCGGAGGGCAGGGCGGTGAAGGCCGCCTGCATCAGCGACCGCGCCACCTCCGCGGGCCAGTCATGCAGCACGCGCACGAAGGACAGCGCGTCGTAGCCCCGGGGCAGCGGCTCCTTCAGGAAGTCGCCGCCCACGAAGCCCAGCCGTCCGGCGGAGAGGCCCGCGCGCTCGCGCGTGCGCGCGACGAGGGCTTCCGTGGCGGGCAGGTTGTAGACGTCCACGGAGAGCGACGGGTGCTGGCGCAGCAGGGCTTCCGCGAGCGTGCCGTCCCCGCCGCCCACGTCGAGCAGCCGGGCCTCGGAAGGCCACAGGGCGCCCGCGTGCGCGCGGAACGTCTCCAGGATGGGGCCCAGGCCCGCGGCCATGCTGGCCTCGAAGCCCTCCACCTGTTCGGGCGTGCGCGGAGGCCAGTCGAACGACGCGGCGGACATGGAGTGCTGGCCGTGCAGCGTCTCCGGCAGCCGGCCATGCAGGGCCCTCCAGTCGTACTTCTCGCGGTCGCGCTCCAGCGACCCCGGGCCGAGCACGGCTTCCGCCGCCGCGCGCAGGCCGGGCGCGCCGCGGTAGCGCGCCGCCTCCAGCGCGTCGCAGGTCTGCTCGCGCTGCACCAGTCCCAGGCTCTCCAGGCAGTCGAGGAACTTGTAGAGCCGCTTGGGGACCAGGCCGTGCTTCGTGGCCAGTTCTCCCAGCGTCACGGGGCCGGGCTCCAGCGCGTCCAGCAGGCCCAGCTTCAGCGCCGTCTCCACGACGTCCATCGCGCGGGCGCCGTTGAACAGCAGGTGCAGGAGGGCGCGGGGCGACGGCGCCTCACGCGTGAAGGGAGGCATCGGGCTGCTCATGCGACCTCCTTGCGCTGCTCTTCGAGGAGCGCGTCCATGAAGGCGTCCACTTCCTCGGGCGTATTGTAGAAGTGCGGCGCGGCGCGCAGGTAGCCGCGGTGGCTGCAGATGAAGCCGCGCGCCACCAGCCGCTGGGTCACCTGCGCGTCGCCGGGGAAGCCCAGCGCCACCACGCCGCCGCGCTGGTGCGGCTCGCGCGGGGTCACCACGCGGAGGCCCGCCGCGTCCGCGCGCGCCATCAGCCGGTCGGTGAGCTTCAGCGAGTGCTCGCGCACGGCCTGGATGCCCACGCCCTTGAGCAGCTCCAGCCCGGGCCGGGACAGCAGCACCATGAGCGGCGCGGGCGTGCCGCCCATCATCCGCCGCGCATCCGGCGCGTAGTCCGTCGTCTGCTGGAAGCCGAGCGGCGAAGCTCCGGCCAGCCACCCGGTGACGGCGGGACGGAGCGCGGGCAGGAGCCCCGGGCGCACGTACAGGAACGCGGCCTCGGAGCCGCCCAGCCACTTGTGCGCGCCGCCCATGAGGAAGTCCACGTCGAGCGCGCGCACGTCGATGGGGACGGTGCCCACGGTCTGGTACGCGTCCGTGGCGATGAGGGCCCCGGCCGCGTGCGCCGCCTTCGCGATGCGCGCCAGGTCCAGCACGGCGCCGGTGGCGAAGGCGCCGTGGGCGACGCAGACGATGAGGGTGCGCGCGTCGATGGCCGCCTCCAGCGCGGCCTCGTCCACGCGGCCGTCCTTCGACGGGACGACGACCAGCTCCGCCCCGTAGCGCGCGAAGCCCTTCCAGATGAAGGGCACCGTGGGGAACTCCAGGTCGGTGATGACGACGCGGCGGCGCTCTCCGGTGAAGTCCAGGCACGAGGCCAGGCGCGACAGGTGCGCGCTCAGGTTGGTGTCCAGCGCCACGGAGCCGGCCGGCGCGCCGATGAGGTCCGCCACGCCGTCCGCGTACGCCTGCATCTGGGACAGCCAAGAGTCCCAGGTGTCATCGCGCCACGCGCGCATCGTCCCCCAGTACTGCGCCAGCACGCCCTCCACGGCCCGGGGCAGCGCCCCGGTGGAGTTGCTGTTGAGGTACGTGCAGGTCTGGAGCAGCGGGTACTCCGCGCGCAGGGCTCCCGGGAGTGCCGCGTCGCTCACGACTGGCTCCGCAGCTCCTGGGCGTGGGCGTATGCCAGCGCGTGCGCGGCGTGCGGATGCGTGTGCGGCCCATGCGGCGCCGGAGCATGGGCCGCGTGCGCCACCGGCGCGGGAGCCGCCGCCGCATGCGGTGCCGGAGCGTGAGGCACCGGAGCGTGGGCCGCGTGCGCCGTCGGAGCATGGAGCGCCGCATGCGGTGCCGGAGCGTGAGGCACCGGAGCGTGGGCCGCGTGCGCCGTCGGAGCATGGGGCGCCGCGTGCGGGGCGTGGATCACCGGAGCCGGCTGTGCGTGCGCCACCAGGGCATGCGGTGCGTGCACCGTGGCCGCATGGGCCGCCGGGGCATGCTGCGCGTGCATCGGGCAGCCGCCGGCGCGAGCCTCATGCGCGTGAGCCGTGGCCGCATGGGCCGCCGGGGCGTGCACCGTCGCCGCATGCGCGTCCGAAGCATGGGCCGGGGCCGCGTGGGCCGCAGCGGAGTGCGCGTGGGGCGCGGGCGAGTGCGCCGCCGAAGCGTGCACCGCCGCCGCGTGGGGCGCGGGCGAGTGCGCCGCCGCCGCGTGGGCCACCGGAGCGTGCGCCATGGGCGCATGCGCCGCCGGGGCGTGCTGTCCGTTCATCGCGTGCATCGGGCAGCCGCCGCCGGTGCGCGCCTCTTGCGCCTGGGCCGGGGCCGCGTGCGCCACCGCCGCGGCATGCTGCGCGTACGCCGCCACGGGCACGTGATGCGCCTGGGCCACGGCCGCGTTCGCCGCCTGCGCCTGGGCCACGGCCGCGTGGGCCATGGGCGCCGCCTGCGCCACGGGCGCGTTCATCGCCGCGTCGTTCATCGCGTTGATGGCGGCCATCGGGCAGCCGCCGCCGGTGCGCGACTCACCCGGCGCGTAGCCACCCTCGCGCTTCCAGCCCGCGGTCAGCTCCACGCGCACGTCCCACAGCGCGCGGAACAGCGGCAGGTTCATCCGCGCCTGCAGCACCTGGGACGGCAGCCCGTCCAGCGCCTTCACCGTCCGGTCGATGCCAATCGTCCGGCGCACCAGCTGGTAGTGCGCGTACAGCCACCCCTGGAAGCACTCATCCACCGTCACCAGCTGCTCGCAGACGTGCTGCAGGTCCTTCGGCCCCCCAGCCGAATAGACCTGGAACAGCGTCAGCCCGCGGCGCGCCAGCATCCGCTCCATCGCGGACTCCAACCCGTCCGCCGCGTGGCGAAGCGTGTTGTAGCCCGGCGACTCCTGCCCGCTGCCGTTGCCCAGGCTGCGGCGGATGACCTGGTACTCGGCCGGGGTCATCGTCTCCAGGATGGACATCTCCGCGCTGATGCTGGAGAGGATCTTCTGCACCCGCACCAGGCGCGCGGACACCGCCCACAGCGCGTCGCGGTCCAGCTCCGCCACCACCTCCACCATCTCCCGCGACGCCAGCTTCAGGTACAGCTCCTGCGACTGGTGGACGATCTGGAACATCAGCTCGTCATGGGACACCAGCTCCCCTTCCGGCGACTGCAGCGACAGCAGGGTGCCCGTGTGCAGGTACCGCTCGTAATCCAGCTCCCCCTTGCCCACCCACTTCTTCAACATCACGTTGAACAGCGGTTGAGTCAGCTCCTGCTTAAGCTTTTCCGCGTGACTGTAATCAGTGGACGTGTGCAAGGTGCCTCCGGGGGGACGCAGGCAGTTCGTGGTGGGTGAAGCGCGCCCCAGTCCCGAAAGAACAGTGAGCGCGTAAATCTCTAGAAGCGACTACCTTACAGCCCTTTTGGTGAACTTCAAGTCATACCGGGCTTGCGGGTTATCGATTTTTGAGATTCCCATCCGACCGGAGGGTGGGGGAGTCCGAGGGGTCGGACTCACCCCCAGGAGGGGTCAGCTCTCAACCGGCGAGGGATTCCGGTTGGGCGACGCCGGGCGCGGCTTCAGCCGCATGGCGTTGAGCTTCTGGGCCAGGTCCGCGCCCTGGACGCTCTTGGAGATGTAGCCGTCCGCGCCGGAGGCGATGGCCAGCGAGCGCAGCTTGGCCTCGTCCGAGGCGGAGTAGAGGATGAAGCGGGTGCCCGGGGGGGCGTACTGGCGCGCCAGGCCCACGACCTTGTCCCCCTTGAGGGCGGGGAAGTTCACGTCGATGAGCACGAAGTCCGGCTCGGAGGCGCGCACGATGTTGGACACGCCCAGCGCGGACGTATGGGTCTGCACGTCGAACCCGTACGCGCTCAGCGAACGCTGCACGAGGTCGAGCAGGTCCGGATCGTCGTCCACCACCAGGACGCGCGGTTTTGCTTCAGCCATGGCTTCTCCCTAGGTACTGACGAATCGTCTCGATGAGCTGATCGCGGTCCAGGGGCTTGGTCATGTAGGCCGTGCAGCCGGCCGCATGCGCCTTGTCCTGGTACTCGCGACCCGCGTGCGCCGTGACGGCGATGACGGGCACATTCTGCCCATCCGGCAACGCGCGGAGCCTGCGGGTGACTTCCCAGCCGTCGAGCCGCGGCAGGGACAGGTCCATGAGGATGAGGTCCGGCGCGTCGTTGCGGGCGCGCTCCAGCCCCTGCTCGCCGTCCTCCGCCTCGATGAGGTCATACAGCCCGCCCAGGTAGCGGCGGACGATGTCGCGGTTCTGCTCGCTGTCCTCCACGTACAGCACGCGGGGCAGCTTGCCCGCGCTGGCAGCCCGCTGGGACATGAGCAGCCCCTTGGCCTGCGAGATGACGTCCTCCAGCGCGGTGCCGCCCTTGCGCACGAAGCCGGCGAAGCCGTCGCGCAGGAGCGCCTCTTCGTCTGGAGACAGCGTCTTGCCGGTGAGCACCACCACCGGCACGGAGAGCTTCTCCGCGCGCAGCCGGCGCAGGACCTCGAAGCCGTCCAGGTTCGGCATCATCAGGTCCAGCACCACCAGCGACGGCGGCGACACGCGCGCCTTGAGCAGCGCGTCCTCGCCGTTGCGCGCCTCGTTGGTGGAGAAGCCCGCGCGGCGCAGGTTGCGGCTGACCAGCTCGCGCGTGGCCGCGTCGTCGTCCACCACCAGCACGTCGCCCGTGGCGGCCGTGCCCGCGGAGGCCAGGCTCTTCTGCACCACCTCCACCAGCCGCTCCGGCTCCACCGGCTTCACCAGGTACTCGCACGCGCCCAGGCTGAAGCCGCGCGCGCGCTGCTCCTCCACCGACACCAGGATGACCGGGATGGGCGCCAGCGCGGGGTCGCTCTTCAGCTGGCTCAAGACGGACCAGCCGTCCATGCGCGGCAGGTGGATGTCCAGCAGGATGGCCTGCGGCTTCACCTCGCGGGCCAGCTTCAGCGCGGCGATGCCATCATTCGCCGCCACCACCTTGAAGCCCGCGGGCTCCAGCTGGCCGGTGACGAGCTGCTGGATGAGCACGTCGTCGTCCACCACCAGCACCGTGCTGCCCGGCCGCGCCATGGGCGCCAGCCGCTGGGCCACGTCGTGGAAGGGCACCAGGCGCTCCGTGGCGTGCGGGCTGTCCGCGCCCACCGTCTTCGCCAGCACGTCCGGCAGCCGCACCGTGAAGGTGGAGCCGCGGCCCAGCGTGCTCTTCACGTCCACCGTGCCGCCCAGCACGCGCGTCAGCTCGCGCACGATGGCCAGGCCCAGTCCCGTGCCGCCCACCTTGCGCGTGGTGGTGCCGTCCACCTGGCGGAACTTCTCGAAGATGAAGGGGAGCTGATCCGACGGGATGCCCACGCCGGTGTCCTCCACCGTCATCAAGAGCTCGCCGCCGCCCGCGGGCACCACCGTGAGCGCGACCTCACCCGTGTCCGTGAACTTGGCCGCGTTGCTCAGGAGGTTGAGCATGATCTGCCGCAGCTTCAGCGCGTCGGTGCGGATCTCCTTCGCCTCGCTGTCCACGTTCACCGTGAGGGCCACGTCCTTGCCCTTCAGGTACTCCTTCACGGTGGCCATGCACTCGTCGGCCAGCTCCTGCACGTCCACCGGCTCGGTGACGACCTCCACGCGGCCCGCTTCAATCTTGGACAGGTCCAGGATGTCGTTGATGAGCGCCAGCAGCGTCTTGGCGTTCGTCTTCACCACGTTGAGGTCGCGCCGGCCGTGCGGCGTCAGGCGGCCGCCCTCCTCGCGCATGAGCAGGTCGCAGTAGCCGATGATGCCGTTGAGCGGCGTGCGGATTTCGTGGCTGAAGTTCGCCAGGAACTCGCTCTTGAGCCGCACGGCGCCCTCCGCCTCGCGGGCGCGCTCCTCCTCGTTGCGCTTGGCGACGGAGAGCTCCTGGGCCAGCCGGTCCAGGTCCTCGTTCTGCTGGCGGATGATCTCCATCTGGAGCGCGCGCTGCTGATAGCTCGCCAGGGAGCGGGCGGACACCGCGCGCGTCTTCTTGATCTCCTCCAGGCTGGCGGCCAGCTGCTTGTTGGCGGCCTCCAGCTCATCCTTGGAGGCGCGCAGGGCCGCCTCGTTGTTCTTGCGCTCGGTGATGTCCTCCGTGACGCCCATCACGAAGCGCGCGACGCCCTGGTCATCCAGCAGCGGAATCTTGCGCGTGGCGAAGATGCGGTCCACGCCGTCCGCGCGGGCCACCTCCTCGAACGTCTTCATCCGGCGCGTCTCGAGGATTTCGGTGTCGATGGCGATGAACGAGTCCGCCTGCTCCGGCGGGAAGTAGTCGTGGTCCAGCTTCCCCAGCAACCACTCCTTGGTGACCTTGAAGGCGTCCGCGAACGTCTTGTTCACCACCACCAGCCGGCGCGTCTCCGCGTCCTTCACGAACAGCACGAAGGGCAGCGCGTCGATGATGTTGCTGAGCAGGTAGTTGGTG
This genomic interval carries:
- a CDS encoding methyltransferase — encoded protein: MSSPMPPFTREAPSPRALLHLLFNGARAMDVVETALKLGLLDALEPGPVTLGELATKHGLVPKRLYKFLDCLESLGLVQREQTCDALEAARYRGAPGLRAAAEAVLGPGSLERDREKYDWRALHGRLPETLHGQHSMSAASFDWPPRTPEQVEGFEASMAAGLGPILETFRAHAGALWPSEARLLDVGGGDGTLAEALLRQHPSLSVDVYNLPATEALVARTRERAGLSAGRLGFVGGDFLKEPLPRGYDALSFVRVLHDWPAEVARSLMQAAFTALPSGGRVLICEEFRTPERLAAQFFWSYFLIGVDTCVSRLREVEFYLEALTAAGFTHAHVLPGPFELVVATKP
- a CDS encoding aminotransferase class V-fold PLP-dependent enzyme, with protein sequence MSDAALPGALRAEYPLLQTCTYLNSNSTGALPRAVEGVLAQYWGTMRAWRDDTWDSWLSQMQAYADGVADLIGAPAGSVALDTNLSAHLSRLASCLDFTGERRRVVITDLEFPTVPFIWKGFARYGAELVVVPSKDGRVDEAALEAAIDARTLIVCVAHGAFATGAVLDLARIAKAAHAAGALIATDAYQTVGTVPIDVRALDVDFLMGGAHKWLGGSEAAFLYVRPGLLPALRPAVTGWLAGASPLGFQQTTDYAPDARRMMGGTPAPLMVLLSRPGLELLKGVGIQAVREHSLKLTDRLMARADAAGLRVVTPREPHQRGGVVALGFPGDAQVTQRLVARGFICSHRGYLRAAPHFYNTPEEVDAFMDALLEEQRKEVA
- a CDS encoding tryptophan 2,3-dioxygenase family protein, with amino-acid sequence MLKKWVGKGELDYERYLHTGTLLSLQSPEGELVSHDELMFQIVHQSQELYLKLASREMVEVVAELDRDALWAVSARLVRVQKILSSISAEMSILETMTPAEYQVIRRSLGNGSGQESPGYNTLRHAADGLESAMERMLARRGLTLFQVYSAGGPKDLQHVCEQLVTVDECFQGWLYAHYQLVRRTIGIDRTVKALDGLPSQVLQARMNLPLFRALWDVRVELTAGWKREGGYAPGESRTGGGCPMAAINAMNDAAMNAPVAQAAPMAHAAVAQAQAANAAVAQAHHVPVAAYAQHAAAVAHAAPAQAQEARTGGGCPMHAMNGQHAPAAHAPMAHAPVAHAAAAHSPAPHAAAVHASAAHSPAPHAHSAAAHAAPAHASDAHAATVHAPAAHAATAHAHEARAGGCPMHAQHAPAAHAATVHAPHALVAHAQPAPVIHAPHAAPHAPTAHAAHAPVPHAPAPHAALHAPTAHAAHAPVPHAPAPHAAAAPAPVAHAAHAPAPHGPHTHPHAAHALAYAHAQELRSQS
- a CDS encoding response regulator; amino-acid sequence: MAEAKPRVLVVDDDPDLLDLVQRSLSAYGFDVQTHTSALGVSNIVRASEPDFVLIDVNFPALKGDKVVGLARQYAPPGTRFILYSASDEAKLRSLAIASGADGYISKSVQGADLAQKLNAMRLKPRPASPNRNPSPVES
- a CDS encoding response regulator — translated: MAQHPFDVAHAEAPLGYTLSLLLVGSERETRAMRDALEKEDILSMLTLEPVTTAEALEAALERPWALVLVGSELPGMGWEAVQAAWVKRGRETAFVVSAPSWSEDTLGAVMRAGARDYVTEDRYGHLPFVVARELRLHAERAQHQMTGVELKRTNYLLSNIIDALPFVLFVKDAETRRLVVVNKTFADAFKVTKEWLLGKLDHDYFPPEQADSFIAIDTEILETRRMKTFEEVARADGVDRIFATRKIPLLDDQGVARFVMGVTEDITERKNNEAALRASKDELEAANKQLAASLEEIKKTRAVSARSLASYQQRALQMEIIRQQNEDLDRLAQELSVAKRNEEERAREAEGAVRLKSEFLANFSHEIRTPLNGIIGYCDLLMREEGGRLTPHGRRDLNVVKTNAKTLLALINDILDLSKIEAGRVEVVTEPVDVQELADECMATVKEYLKGKDVALTVNVDSEAKEIRTDALKLRQIMLNLLSNAAKFTDTGEVALTVVPAGGGELLMTVEDTGVGIPSDQLPFIFEKFRQVDGTTTRKVGGTGLGLAIVRELTRVLGGTVDVKSTLGRGSTFTVRLPDVLAKTVGADSPHATERLVPFHDVAQRLAPMARPGSTVLVVDDDVLIQQLVTGQLEPAGFKVVAANDGIAALKLAREVKPQAILLDIHLPRMDGWSVLSQLKSDPALAPIPVILVSVEEQRARGFSLGACEYLVKPVEPERLVEVVQKSLASAGTAATGDVLVVDDDAATRELVSRNLRRAGFSTNEARNGEDALLKARVSPPSLVVLDLMMPNLDGFEVLRRLRAEKLSVPVVVLTGKTLSPDEEALLRDGFAGFVRKGGTALEDVISQAKGLLMSQRAASAGKLPRVLYVEDSEQNRDIVRRYLGGLYDLIEAEDGEQGLERARNDAPDLILMDLSLPRLDGWEVTRRLRALPDGQNVPVIAVTAHAGREYQDKAHAAGCTAYMTKPLDRDQLIETIRQYLGRSHG